CCCTGCTGGTGCGCGGCGCCGAACTGCCCCGCCAGGAAACCCTCATCGTGTTCGACGACCTCACCGAGGTCGTGTCGGCCCAGCGCGCCGAGGCCTGGAGTCAGGTGGCCCGCCGCGTGGCCCACGAGATCAAGAACCCGCTGACGCCGATCCAGCTCTCGGCCGAGCGCCTGCAACTCAAGCTGGAGGACAAGCTCGCCGGTGAGCCGGAGCGCAGCCTGCTGCGCCGCTCGGTCGACACCATCGTCAACCAGGTGCAGGCACTCAAGACGCTGATCAACGAGTTCCGCGACTACGCCCGCCTGCCCTCGGCCCGCCTGCAACCGCTCGACCTCAATGCGCTGGTGCAGGATGTGACCGCGCTGTACGGCCATGCGGTCGAGCAGGGCCGCCTGCAGGTGACGCTGGCCCCGGATCTGCCGTTGATTCAGGGTGACGCAACGCTGCTGCGGCAGGTGGTGCACAACCTGGTGCAGAACGCCTTCGATGCCCTGGAAGAGCGCCCGCCCGAGCACGGCCAGCCCACCGTGCTGGTGCGCACCGACGCCCCCCGCCACGCCGATGGTGGCATTCGCGCGGTGCGCCTCATCGTGCGCGACAATGGCCCCGGTTTCGCCCCTCACATCCTCAAGCGCGCCTTCGAGCCCTACATCACGACCAAATCCAAGGGCACGGGCCTGGGGCTGGCGGTGGTCAAGAAGATCGCCGACGAGCACGGCGCCCTGGTCAAAGTGCGCAATGTGGGCGAATCCCAGGGGGATGTGACCGCTGCTGCGGGCTATCCCGCAGGGGGTGTTCCCGGGAGCGGGGCACAAGTTTCGCTATCATTTTCACAGCTGTCATCCAAATCAACCGCGGATCGGGGACACTGAGCGTTGTTTTCCCGATACCCGGTGCACTTCCACATTCATGGCCACCATTCTTGTTGTTGACGACGAACTGGGCATCCGTGCCCTCCTGTCAGAGATCCTGACCGACGAAGGTCACTCTGTCGAAGTGGCGGAGAACGCCGCGAAGGCGCGCGTGATGCGCGAACAGTGCAAGCCGGACCTGATCCTGCTCGACATCTGGATGCCCGATGTCGACGGTGTCACGCTGCTCAAGGAATGGTCGGCTGGCGGCCAACTCACGATGCCCGTCATCATGATGTCCGGCCACGGCACGATCGACACCGCTGTGGAAGCCACCAAGTTCGGCGCGATGGCCTTCCTCGAGAAGCCCATCACCATGCAGAAGCTGCTGCGCGCAGTGGAACAGGGCCTGACCAAACCGGCCCCGCGCCCCGCCGTGGTTGCGACCCCACCGGTGCACCTGGCCACCGTCACGCCGATCACCGCCGCCCCCTCGTACGCCGCGGTGAGCAACAGCCCCGCCACCATCTCGCCG
This is a stretch of genomic DNA from Aquabacterium olei. It encodes these proteins:
- a CDS encoding response regulator, with protein sequence MATILVVDDELGIRALLSEILTDEGHSVEVAENAAKARVMREQCKPDLILLDIWMPDVDGVTLLKEWSAGGQLTMPVIMMSGHGTIDTAVEATKFGAMAFLEKPITMQKLLRAVEQGLTKPAPRPAVVATPPVHLATVTPITAAPSYAAVSNSPATISPIRSELVGHVEPHRAPVSYGMSHAPIVSTPVHTGPQHEQSFELDRPLREARDDFERAYFEFHLAREGGSMTRVAEKTGLERTHLYRKLKQLGVDLGRSKKTAAN